One segment of bacterium DNA contains the following:
- a CDS encoding (Fe-S)-binding protein: MRSNLKKMMDYCTFCPKMCRFSCPTAEATQVETFTPWGKMEIGRWLVDKTLPLSQDLAAALYQCTNCLHCQRYCEHDNDVPSALAEVRRIAVENYAAPPAVYEVESRFAQANNPYGRDLYAETRKHWPESVPQSGGQVLFFPSCHTLRHFPERLGTYFEIFRKLDIHGVQLSEPDLQCCGAPLDALGFAGEFQEVAEVQYHALGGFQWVVTDGPECGHILKKRYPELSLPLGKQALHLMEFLAPYFLNSNYRSRGKAKARIAYHDPPYLSRYLGLSELPRRLLGELTGFAPLELSWSGEDTLSAGTEGAYAWIFPEAAEKIARRTVEEVESRGIGKLLTADALEEAMFKSLKPSFEVQDFFEFLNEQLLSE, from the coding sequence TTGAGAAGCAACCTCAAAAAGATGATGGACTACTGCACCTTCTGCCCGAAGATGTGCCGCTTCAGCTGCCCCACCGCCGAGGCGACCCAAGTCGAGACCTTCACGCCCTGGGGCAAGATGGAGATCGGGCGCTGGCTGGTCGACAAGACGCTGCCCCTGAGCCAAGACTTGGCGGCCGCACTCTACCAGTGCACGAATTGCCTGCACTGCCAGCGCTACTGCGAGCACGACAACGACGTGCCCTCGGCTTTGGCCGAGGTCCGGCGCATCGCGGTGGAGAACTACGCCGCCCCGCCGGCGGTCTACGAAGTCGAGAGCCGTTTCGCCCAAGCCAACAATCCCTATGGCCGCGACCTCTATGCCGAGACCCGAAAGCATTGGCCGGAGTCGGTGCCCCAGAGCGGGGGCCAGGTGCTTTTCTTCCCCTCCTGCCATACCTTGCGCCATTTCCCGGAAAGGCTCGGGACCTATTTCGAAATCTTCCGCAAGCTTGACATCCACGGGGTCCAGCTCAGCGAGCCCGACCTGCAGTGCTGCGGCGCGCCGCTCGACGCCCTCGGCTTCGCCGGCGAGTTTCAAGAGGTCGCCGAAGTCCAGTACCACGCTTTGGGCGGCTTCCAATGGGTCGTCACCGACGGACCGGAGTGCGGCCACATTTTGAAGAAAAGGTATCCCGAGCTCTCGCTGCCCTTGGGCAAGCAGGCCCTCCATTTGATGGAATTCCTGGCGCCCTACTTCCTCAATTCGAATTACCGCAGCCGAGGCAAGGCCAAGGCCCGGATCGCCTATCACGATCCGCCTTATCTGAGCCGCTATCTCGGCTTGAGCGAGCTGCCGCGCCGCCTGCTCGGCGAGCTGACCGGCTTCGCCCCGCTGGAGCTTTCTTGGAGCGGCGAGGACACTTTGAGCGCCGGCACCGAGGGCGCCTATGCTTGGATCTTTCCGGAGGCGGCCGAGAAGATCGCCCGTCGAACGGTCGAGGAAGTCGAGAGCCGCGGCATCGGCAAGCTCCTCACCGCCGATGCCTTGGAGGAAGCCATGTTCAAGTCGCTGAAGCCGAGCTTCGAGGTCCAGGACTTCTTCGAATTCCTGAACGAGCAGCTTTTATCCGAATGA
- a CDS encoding diacylglycerol kinase family protein yields MMKNICFIVNPASRSGKSGRLIESLRHYLEQKLPDSEMLFTEGPNHAVELTRWAVEEGYRRLVAVGGDGTLNEVANGILDLPAKQQPALGVIATGTGGDFARRLRELYSFPKDFSWLHRLRETTIDAGAVAMEDLEGRPSSRHFLNVADAGISGEVVRRVNASPKRFGTLEYLVATLRSVRSFEPPRVLVRTEDAKGRTRQSEVDLLLAVVANGRYFGGGMCIAPQAELDDGRLDFLVADRLPYTSLLAQLPRVYRRLRFEHPKVRYSEGRALSLEAQTGEIPLDLDGEFFRVRKAAFRILPRALRVLVPVLSS; encoded by the coding sequence ATGATGAAAAATATTTGCTTCATCGTGAACCCAGCCTCGCGGAGCGGCAAGAGCGGCCGCTTGATCGAGAGTCTCCGTCATTATTTGGAGCAAAAGCTGCCCGATAGCGAGATGCTCTTCACCGAGGGTCCGAACCACGCCGTGGAGTTGACTCGCTGGGCGGTTGAGGAGGGCTATCGCCGGCTGGTCGCCGTCGGCGGCGACGGCACCTTGAACGAGGTTGCCAACGGAATTTTAGACCTCCCGGCCAAGCAGCAGCCGGCCCTCGGGGTCATCGCCACCGGCACCGGCGGCGATTTCGCCCGGCGCCTCCGCGAGCTCTACTCGTTCCCGAAAGACTTCTCTTGGCTCCACCGACTCCGCGAAACCACGATCGACGCCGGCGCGGTGGCGATGGAGGATCTCGAGGGCCGGCCCTCGAGCCGCCATTTTCTCAACGTCGCCGACGCCGGGATCTCCGGCGAGGTGGTCCGGCGGGTCAATGCCTCGCCCAAGCGCTTCGGGACCTTGGAATACTTGGTCGCCACCCTCCGCAGCGTGCGAAGCTTCGAGCCGCCGCGGGTCCTGGTCCGGACCGAGGACGCCAAGGGCCGGACTCGCCAAAGCGAAGTCGACCTGCTGCTGGCGGTGGTGGCCAACGGCCGCTACTTCGGCGGCGGGATGTGCATCGCGCCGCAGGCCGAGCTTGACGATGGCCGGCTTGATTTCCTCGTCGCCGACCGTCTGCCCTACACCTCGCTTTTGGCCCAGCTGCCCCGGGTTTACCGCCGGCTCCGCTTCGAGCATCCCAAAGTCCGCTACAGCGAGGGCCGGGCCTTGAGTTTGGAAGCCCAGACTGGTGAAATCCCCCTGGACCTGGATGGCGAGTTTTTCCGGGTCCGAAAAGCCGCCTTCCGGATCTTGCCGCGGGCATTAAGGGTTTTGGTTCCCGTACTGTCATCCTGA